From a region of the Citricoccus muralis genome:
- the aceB gene encoding malate synthase A has translation MYPTDQPITLNGVTITGPHLPRQEEILTPDALDFLATLHRQFNGRRRELLTKREETRQRISDGATLDFLPETRTIREDGSWRVAPLAPGLKDRRVEITGPVDRKMTINAMNSGAKCWLADFEDSSSPSWENMLNGQVNLRDAIRRQIDFTSPEGKDYALGGVQLVDRPTIIVRPRGWHLEEDHLVVDGEPMAGALVDFGLYFFHNAKELLRRGRGPYFYLPKTENHLEARLWNCIFVVAQDHLGIPQGTVRATVLIETITAAFEMEEILYQLRNHAAGLNAGRWDYIFSIIKNFRDRGDQFVLPDRADVTMTAPMMRAYTDQLVRACHRRGASAIGGMAAFIPNRRDPEANATALEKVRADKTREAGDGFDGSWVAHPDLVPVAMEVFDAVLADRQNQIRANRREDVTPDAAALLAVSETPGSITEAGVRMNIEVGIRYVESWLRGNGAAAIHNLMEDAATAEISRSQIWQWINAGSSAELTGGGTRTVTREWVQGLMDEEFARILATGRTEGDRFDDALEVFSGSALAEEYPDFLTLPAYRKFLSAQAPARQALAGTSV, from the coding sequence ATGTACCCCACCGACCAGCCCATCACCCTCAACGGCGTGACGATCACCGGACCGCACCTGCCCCGGCAGGAGGAGATCCTCACCCCCGACGCCCTCGACTTCCTGGCCACCCTGCACCGGCAGTTCAACGGCCGCCGCCGCGAGCTGCTGACCAAGCGGGAGGAGACCCGCCAGCGGATCTCCGACGGAGCCACCCTGGACTTCCTGCCGGAGACCCGCACCATCCGCGAGGACGGCTCCTGGCGCGTGGCCCCGCTCGCGCCGGGCCTGAAGGACCGCCGCGTGGAGATCACCGGGCCGGTAGACCGGAAGATGACCATCAACGCGATGAACTCCGGTGCCAAGTGCTGGCTGGCCGACTTCGAGGACTCCTCCTCACCGTCCTGGGAGAACATGCTGAACGGTCAGGTGAACCTGCGGGATGCCATCCGCCGCCAGATCGACTTCACCTCCCCCGAAGGCAAGGACTACGCGCTCGGCGGCGTGCAGCTCGTGGACCGCCCGACCATCATCGTCCGGCCCCGCGGCTGGCACCTCGAGGAGGACCACCTGGTGGTGGACGGCGAGCCGATGGCCGGCGCCCTGGTGGACTTCGGCCTGTACTTCTTCCACAACGCCAAGGAACTGCTGCGCCGCGGCCGCGGACCATACTTCTACCTGCCGAAGACCGAGAACCACCTCGAGGCCCGCCTGTGGAACTGCATCTTCGTGGTGGCCCAGGACCACCTCGGGATCCCGCAGGGCACCGTGCGCGCCACCGTGCTGATCGAGACGATCACCGCGGCCTTCGAGATGGAGGAGATCCTCTACCAGCTGCGCAACCATGCCGCGGGCCTGAACGCCGGGCGGTGGGACTACATCTTCTCCATCATCAAGAACTTCCGGGACCGCGGCGATCAGTTCGTGCTGCCTGACCGTGCCGACGTGACCATGACCGCCCCGATGATGCGGGCCTACACCGATCAGCTCGTGCGCGCCTGCCACCGGCGCGGCGCCTCGGCGATCGGCGGCATGGCGGCCTTCATCCCGAACCGCCGCGATCCCGAGGCCAACGCCACCGCGCTGGAGAAGGTCCGTGCGGACAAGACCCGCGAAGCCGGCGATGGCTTCGACGGGTCCTGGGTGGCCCACCCGGACCTGGTGCCGGTGGCCATGGAGGTCTTCGACGCGGTCCTGGCCGACCGCCAGAACCAGATCCGTGCCAACCGCCGCGAGGACGTGACGCCCGACGCCGCAGCCCTGCTGGCCGTATCCGAGACCCCGGGGTCCATCACGGAAGCAGGCGTACGGATGAACATCGAGGTCGGCATCCGCTATGTGGAATCCTGGCTGCGGGGCAACGGCGCCGCCGCCATCCACAACCTCATGGAGGACGCCGCCACCGCGGAGATCTCCCGATCCCAGATCTGGCAGTGGATCAACGCCGGGTCTTCCGCCGAGCTGACCGGGGGCGGCACCCGCACCGTGACCCGCGAGTGGGTCCAGGGGCTGATGGACGAGGAGTTCGCCCGCATCCTGGCAACCGGACGGACCGAGGGCGACCGCTTCGACGACGCCCTGGAGGTCTTCTCCGGTTCCGCCCTGGCCGAGGAGTACCCGGACTTCCTCACTCTTCCGGCCTATCGGAAGTTCCTCTCGGCCCAGGCTCCGGCACGCCAAGCACTGGCGGGCACCTCAGTCTGA
- the aceA gene encoding isocitrate lyase, translating into MTEQNTQHTPASAEQIQHDWDHNSRWATTERTYTAEDVVKLRGRVQEEHTLARRGSEKLWEQLTSEHAEGSYTNALGALTGNQAVQQVKAGLRAIYLSGWQVAADANLSGHTYPDQSLYPANSVPQVVRRINNALMRADQIEFAEGVQTVDDYLVPIVADAEAGFGGPLNAYELMKSMISSGASGVHWEDQLASEKKCGHLGGKVLIPTGQHIRTLNAARLAADVADVPSVVIARTDAEAATLITSDVDERDSDFITGERTAEGFYKVRNGIEPCIARAKAYAPYSDLIWMETGTPDLELAKQFAEAVKSEFPDQMLSYNCSPSFNWRKNLDDATIAKFQRELGAMGYTFQFITLAGFHALNHSMFDLAKGYQERQMSAYVELQEREFADEARGYTATKHQREVGTGYFDAISTALNPDASTLALSGSTEAGQF; encoded by the coding sequence ATGACCGAGCAGAACACCCAGCACACCCCGGCCAGCGCCGAGCAGATCCAGCACGACTGGGACCACAACTCCCGCTGGGCCACCACTGAGCGTACCTACACCGCCGAAGACGTCGTCAAGCTCCGCGGCCGCGTCCAGGAGGAGCACACGCTGGCCCGCCGCGGCTCGGAGAAGCTGTGGGAGCAGCTGACCAGTGAGCACGCCGAGGGTTCCTACACCAACGCCCTGGGCGCCCTCACCGGCAACCAGGCCGTCCAGCAGGTCAAGGCCGGGCTGCGCGCCATCTACCTCTCCGGCTGGCAGGTCGCCGCCGACGCCAACCTCTCCGGCCACACCTACCCGGACCAGTCCCTGTACCCGGCCAACTCGGTCCCGCAGGTCGTCCGCCGCATCAACAACGCGCTGATGCGCGCCGACCAGATCGAGTTCGCCGAGGGAGTCCAGACTGTGGACGACTACCTGGTCCCGATCGTCGCCGATGCCGAGGCCGGCTTCGGCGGTCCGCTGAACGCCTATGAGCTGATGAAGTCCATGATCTCCTCGGGCGCCTCCGGCGTGCACTGGGAGGACCAGCTGGCCTCCGAGAAGAAGTGCGGCCACTTGGGCGGCAAGGTCCTCATCCCGACCGGCCAGCACATCCGCACGCTGAACGCCGCGCGCCTCGCGGCCGACGTCGCCGATGTCCCCTCCGTGGTCATCGCCCGCACCGATGCCGAGGCCGCCACCCTGATCACCTCCGATGTGGACGAGCGCGATTCTGACTTCATCACGGGCGAGCGCACCGCCGAGGGCTTCTACAAGGTCCGCAACGGGATCGAGCCCTGCATCGCCCGCGCCAAGGCCTATGCCCCGTACTCCGACCTCATCTGGATGGAGACCGGCACCCCGGACCTGGAGCTGGCCAAGCAGTTCGCCGAGGCCGTCAAGTCCGAGTTCCCGGACCAGATGCTCTCCTACAACTGCTCGCCGTCCTTCAACTGGAGGAAGAACCTGGACGATGCCACCATCGCCAAGTTCCAGCGCGAACTCGGCGCCATGGGCTACACCTTCCAGTTCATCACCCTGGCCGGCTTCCACGCCCTGAACCACTCCATGTTCGACCTGGCCAAGGGCTACCAGGAGCGCCAGATGTCCGCCTACGTGGAGCTCCAGGAGCGCGAGTTCGCCGACGAGGCCCGCGGCTACACCGCCACCAAGCACCAGCGCGAGGTCGGCACCGGCTACTTCGATGCCATCTCCACCGCCCTCAACCCGGACGCCTCCACCCTGGCCCTCAGCGGGTCCACGGAGGCCGGCCAGTTCTGA
- a CDS encoding NUDIX hydrolase, with protein sequence MISPPVQPVPQAATVLLLREGPAGHAPEIFTITRSTALDFSAGVSAFPGGRIDDTDDLDPALWDGTDLHAWGRLLGLEPDGAGKVLAGVVRETFEETGILLARHRDGTPVDPELLTNLPTDTRERVERLELDFGGLLSEHGLRPDVHGLRPLSRWITPEGPPRRYDTYFFAAALPDGQRPGTLSFEGIASRWTTAAEALADFQAGRHRLMPPTWAQFRALLPARSVAEALAPAGTFEAVQPTVVAGSPRQVIGFADAETYALELATGWPPTGE encoded by the coding sequence ATGATCTCTCCCCCTGTCCAGCCCGTCCCGCAGGCGGCCACCGTCCTGCTGCTCCGCGAGGGGCCGGCCGGACACGCGCCGGAGATCTTCACCATCACCCGCTCCACCGCCCTGGACTTCAGCGCCGGGGTCTCGGCCTTTCCGGGCGGACGCATCGATGACACGGACGACCTGGACCCGGCCCTCTGGGACGGTACGGACCTGCACGCCTGGGGGCGGCTGCTGGGGCTGGAACCGGACGGGGCCGGGAAGGTGCTGGCCGGCGTCGTGCGGGAGACCTTCGAGGAGACCGGCATCCTGCTGGCCCGGCACCGGGACGGCACCCCGGTGGACCCCGAGCTGCTGACGAACCTGCCGACCGACACCCGCGAGCGCGTCGAACGGCTCGAGCTGGACTTCGGCGGCCTCCTGTCCGAGCACGGACTGCGGCCCGACGTCCACGGCCTGCGACCCCTCTCCCGGTGGATCACCCCCGAGGGCCCGCCGCGACGGTACGACACGTACTTCTTCGCCGCAGCCCTGCCGGACGGTCAACGGCCGGGAACGCTGTCCTTTGAGGGCATCGCCAGCCGGTGGACGACGGCGGCCGAGGCCCTGGCCGACTTCCAGGCCGGCCGGCACCGGCTGATGCCGCCGACCTGGGCACAGTTCCGGGCACTGCTCCCGGCCCGATCGGTGGCCGAGGCCCTAGCCCCCGCAGGGACATTCGAAGCGGTCCAGCCCACCGTCGTCGCCGGATCACCCCGCCAGGTCATCGGATTCGCCGATGCGGAGACGTATGCCCTGGAGCTGGCCACAGGATGGCCGCCGACCGGGGAATGA
- a CDS encoding TetR/AcrR family transcriptional regulator produces MTATWRATQKANRRTALMESAARLFAERGFAAVSTTDLGEAVGMSGPALYKHFASKDALLAEILVDASERLLAGCRAILAEAGPESSTADPAQTLERLVRFHLEFATTDPDVIRIQDRELPSLIPEDNQAVRRLQREYVQLWDGVLASLRPELDDGERQVRLLGTFGLLNSTPHSADSAPLRTPGAADGQRAGDILAGMALRSLIG; encoded by the coding sequence ATGACGGCAACGTGGCGAGCGACCCAGAAGGCCAATCGACGCACGGCGCTGATGGAATCAGCGGCACGGCTCTTCGCCGAGCGCGGCTTCGCCGCAGTCTCAACCACGGACCTGGGCGAGGCCGTGGGCATGAGCGGCCCCGCGCTCTACAAGCACTTCGCGAGCAAGGATGCCCTGCTGGCCGAGATCCTCGTGGACGCCTCGGAGCGGCTCCTGGCGGGATGCCGCGCCATCCTGGCGGAGGCCGGGCCCGAGAGCTCGACGGCAGACCCGGCCCAGACCCTGGAACGACTGGTCCGCTTCCACCTGGAGTTCGCCACCACGGACCCGGATGTCATCCGCATCCAGGACCGCGAGCTGCCTTCCCTCATCCCCGAGGACAACCAGGCCGTGCGCCGGCTGCAGCGTGAGTACGTCCAGCTCTGGGACGGAGTGCTTGCCTCGCTGCGCCCCGAGCTCGACGACGGCGAGCGCCAGGTCCGCCTTTTGGGCACCTTCGGCCTGCTGAACTCCACGCCCCACAGCGCCGACTCGGCGCCACTCCGCACCCCCGGGGCCGCGGACGGCCAGCGCGCCGGGGATATCCTGGCCGGCATGGCCCTTCGCTCCCTGATCGGATAG
- a CDS encoding carboxyl transferase domain-containing protein, with the protein MSTTYPDLIAELRERRATAALGGPERSRLKHTERGKMLARDRVDTLLDEGSPFLEVAPLAGFELYGGDAPAAGVVAGIGLVEGRQVMIVANDATVKGGTYYPITVKKHLRAQEIAAENRLPCIYLVDSGGAFLPMQDEVFPDRDHFGRIFYNQARMSRDGIPQIAAVMGSSTAGGAYVPAMSDETVIVRNQGTIFLGGPPLVKAATGEIVTAEDLGGGEVHSKVSGVTDHLAENDEHALQIVRDIVATLPDTPALPYVPAAVVEPEQAPETLTDVVPVSLTIPYDAREIIARTIDADSFHEFKAEYGTTLVTGFARIHGHRVGILANNGVLFAESALKGAHFIELCEQRKIPLLFLQNINGFMVGREYESGGIAKHGAKMVNAVATASVPKLTVVVGGSFGAGTYSMCGRAYSPRFLWLWPNARVSVMGGPQAASVLSTVRRDQIEADGGTWSAEEQADFETPTREQYERQGSPYYSTARLWDDGIIEPAQTRDVLGLALDVVMRAPSDSTAQTPAGHTSSFGVFRM; encoded by the coding sequence ATGTCGACAACATACCCAGACCTGATTGCCGAACTGCGTGAGCGGCGGGCCACCGCCGCCCTCGGCGGCCCGGAGCGATCCCGCCTCAAGCACACGGAACGCGGCAAGATGCTGGCCAGGGACCGCGTGGATACCCTGTTGGATGAGGGAAGCCCCTTCCTTGAGGTGGCACCGCTGGCCGGCTTCGAGCTGTACGGCGGAGACGCTCCGGCAGCCGGGGTGGTGGCCGGCATCGGGCTCGTCGAGGGCCGCCAGGTGATGATCGTGGCCAATGACGCCACAGTGAAGGGCGGGACCTACTACCCCATCACCGTGAAGAAGCACCTGCGCGCCCAGGAGATTGCGGCTGAGAACCGGCTGCCCTGCATCTACCTCGTCGACTCCGGGGGTGCCTTCCTGCCGATGCAGGACGAAGTCTTCCCGGACCGGGACCACTTCGGCCGCATCTTCTACAACCAGGCAAGGATGTCCCGGGATGGCATCCCCCAGATTGCCGCCGTCATGGGCTCCTCCACCGCTGGCGGGGCCTATGTCCCGGCCATGAGCGATGAGACCGTGATCGTGCGGAACCAGGGCACCATCTTCCTCGGGGGACCGCCGCTGGTGAAGGCCGCCACCGGCGAGATCGTCACGGCCGAAGACCTGGGTGGCGGCGAGGTGCACTCCAAGGTCTCCGGCGTCACAGACCACCTCGCGGAGAACGATGAGCACGCTTTGCAGATCGTCCGGGACATCGTCGCCACCCTCCCGGACACTCCGGCGCTTCCCTACGTCCCGGCGGCCGTGGTGGAGCCCGAGCAGGCGCCGGAGACCCTCACCGATGTGGTCCCCGTTTCCCTCACCATCCCCTATGACGCCCGGGAGATCATCGCCCGCACCATCGACGCGGACAGCTTCCACGAATTCAAGGCCGAGTACGGCACCACCCTGGTCACCGGCTTCGCCCGAATCCATGGCCACCGCGTGGGCATCCTCGCCAACAACGGGGTCCTATTCGCCGAGTCCGCCCTCAAAGGCGCCCACTTCATCGAACTGTGCGAGCAACGCAAGATCCCCCTGCTGTTCCTGCAGAACATCAACGGGTTCATGGTGGGCCGCGAATACGAGTCCGGTGGCATCGCCAAGCACGGCGCGAAGATGGTCAACGCGGTGGCCACGGCCTCCGTGCCCAAGCTGACCGTCGTCGTCGGGGGCTCCTTCGGGGCCGGCACCTACTCGATGTGCGGCCGCGCGTACTCCCCGCGTTTCCTCTGGCTGTGGCCGAACGCGAGGGTCTCCGTGATGGGCGGCCCGCAGGCCGCCTCCGTGCTGTCCACCGTGCGCCGCGATCAGATCGAGGCCGACGGCGGTACCTGGAGTGCCGAGGAGCAGGCCGACTTCGAGACGCCCACGCGCGAACAGTACGAACGCCAGGGCAGCCCGTACTACTCCACCGCCCGGCTCTGGGACGACGGCATCATCGAGCCGGCCCAGACCCGCGACGTCCTGGGCCTGGCCCTGGATGTCGTCATGCGGGCGCCCTCCGACAGCACCGCCCAGACCCCCGCCGGCCATACGTCGTCCTTCGGCGTCTTCAGGATGTGA
- a CDS encoding acetyl-CoA carboxylase biotin carboxylase subunit, whose product MFRTVLIANRGEIACRVIRTLRSMGIRSVAVYSDADAGARHVRLADAAVRLGPAPAAQSYLDIDAVLAAARSTGAEAIHPGYGFLAENAGFAQACDDAGIVFIGPSAESIRVMGDKITAKNAVEARGVPTVPGIAKPGMTNEELAAAAGGIGYPLLIKPSAGGGGKGMHVVESAEQLAGSLEAARREAAASFGDDTLFLERYVLTPRHIEVQILADAHGNVIHLGERECSLQRRHQKVIEEAPSPLLDEATRARIGEAACETARSVGYRGAGTVEFIVPADAPDEFFFMEMNTRLQVEHPVTEEVTGVDLVEQQLRVAAGETLELEQDDIVLDGHSIETRIYAEDPAAGFLPTGGLVEHVRHPEGEGVRVDTSLEDGLLVSVDYDPMLAKVITWGRDREEARRRMVAALEDTAVVGFTTNVEFLRALLELPDVVDGNLDTGLIAREFNGLEFATPGEREFREAALLMDAARGSSADPWRRRDGWRLGESAPRRFPLVAADGTTHTVLLSGTVDAPAVVSAADTKPDAGRTATLPALVTRRGQEVAVTIGGVGRSFTAVVGPEGVQLTRRGALFDIRRVRADHSVHGEAESTPTLTSPMPGTVLVTSVEDGTTVVEGDPVLVVEAMKMEHVIRSTVAGTVALNAAVGDAVSRGQVLAVITPEATEGTDGGDGSDVSSAHTENPESPEKEGSVA is encoded by the coding sequence ATGTTCAGAACTGTCCTCATCGCCAACCGCGGCGAAATCGCCTGCCGCGTGATCCGCACCCTGCGCTCGATGGGCATCCGTTCGGTGGCGGTGTACTCGGACGCCGACGCCGGAGCCCGCCACGTCCGCCTGGCCGACGCAGCCGTGCGGCTGGGCCCGGCCCCCGCGGCCCAGTCCTACCTGGACATCGACGCGGTCCTGGCCGCCGCCCGCTCGACTGGGGCCGAAGCGATCCATCCCGGCTACGGTTTCCTGGCTGAGAACGCCGGCTTCGCCCAGGCCTGCGATGACGCTGGCATCGTCTTCATCGGCCCGTCGGCCGAGTCGATCCGGGTGATGGGGGACAAGATCACGGCCAAGAACGCCGTGGAAGCCCGCGGGGTCCCCACCGTGCCCGGCATCGCGAAGCCGGGTATGACGAACGAGGAACTGGCCGCGGCGGCCGGGGGCATCGGATACCCGCTGCTGATCAAGCCCTCCGCCGGGGGCGGCGGCAAGGGCATGCACGTGGTGGAGTCCGCAGAGCAGCTGGCCGGCTCCCTGGAGGCCGCCCGGCGTGAGGCCGCCGCGAGCTTCGGAGACGACACCCTGTTCCTCGAGCGCTACGTCCTGACGCCGCGGCACATCGAGGTGCAGATCCTCGCCGACGCCCACGGCAACGTGATCCACCTCGGCGAACGTGAGTGCTCGCTGCAGCGCCGCCACCAGAAGGTGATTGAGGAGGCACCATCCCCCCTGCTGGATGAGGCCACTCGGGCCCGGATCGGCGAGGCCGCCTGTGAGACGGCGCGCTCCGTGGGCTACCGCGGCGCCGGCACGGTCGAGTTCATCGTTCCGGCGGACGCTCCGGACGAGTTCTTCTTCATGGAGATGAACACCCGCCTGCAGGTGGAGCACCCGGTCACCGAGGAGGTCACCGGGGTCGATCTGGTGGAACAGCAGCTGCGTGTGGCCGCCGGCGAGACGCTGGAGCTGGAGCAGGACGACATCGTCCTGGACGGCCACTCCATCGAGACCCGCATCTACGCCGAGGATCCCGCAGCCGGCTTCTTGCCCACCGGGGGGCTGGTGGAACACGTCCGGCACCCCGAGGGTGAGGGCGTCCGTGTGGATACCTCCCTCGAGGACGGCCTGTTGGTCTCCGTTGACTACGACCCGATGCTCGCGAAGGTCATCACCTGGGGGCGGGACCGTGAGGAGGCCCGGCGGCGGATGGTCGCCGCCCTGGAGGACACCGCGGTCGTCGGGTTCACCACCAACGTCGAGTTCCTGCGCGCCCTGCTGGAGCTGCCGGACGTGGTGGACGGAAACCTGGACACGGGGCTGATCGCCCGCGAGTTCAATGGCCTGGAGTTCGCGACGCCGGGGGAGCGCGAGTTCCGGGAGGCGGCCCTGCTGATGGACGCCGCACGGGGCTCCTCGGCCGACCCGTGGCGCCGCCGTGACGGCTGGCGCCTGGGCGAGTCGGCCCCCCGCCGGTTCCCGCTGGTCGCCGCGGACGGCACCACCCACACGGTGCTGCTGTCCGGCACCGTGGACGCCCCCGCCGTGGTCTCCGCGGCGGACACCAAGCCCGACGCCGGCCGGACCGCAACGCTGCCCGCACTCGTCACGCGCCGGGGGCAGGAGGTCGCCGTCACGATCGGCGGCGTCGGGCGCAGCTTCACGGCCGTCGTCGGACCCGAGGGGGTTCAGCTCACCCGCCGAGGGGCGCTGTTCGACATCCGCCGGGTGCGCGCAGACCACAGTGTCCACGGTGAGGCGGAGTCCACTCCGACCCTGACCTCCCCGATGCCGGGGACCGTCCTGGTGACCTCGGTCGAGGACGGTACCACCGTGGTCGAGGGGGATCCGGTGCTCGTGGTCGAGGCCATGAAGATGGAACACGTCATCCGCTCCACGGTGGCCGGCACGGTGGCCCTGAACGCCGCCGTGGGGGACGCCGTCTCCCGGGGCCAGGTGCTCGCGGTGATCACCCCGGAGGCCACTGAGGGGACCGACGGCGGGGACGGGTCTGACGTGAGCAGTGCGCACACGGAGAACCCGGAAAGCCCGGAGAAGGAAGGGAGCGTCGCGTGA
- a CDS encoding MaoC family dehydratase yields the protein MEEGAVYVHSPGRTVTEADNVLFTTQTMNTQSLHLDAAWSADTEFGEPLVNSMFTLSTLVGLSVAQLTQGTIVANLGFSEVTFPAPMRHGDTLYAETLILGKRRSRSRPHQGIVEFEHTARNQDGVVVAVAKRSTLMQVSPEALAAEGVA from the coding sequence ATGGAGGAGGGAGCCGTCTACGTCCACAGCCCCGGCCGCACGGTGACCGAGGCGGACAACGTCCTGTTCACCACCCAGACCATGAACACCCAGTCCCTGCACCTGGATGCGGCGTGGTCCGCGGACACCGAGTTCGGCGAGCCGCTGGTCAACAGCATGTTCACCCTCTCCACGCTGGTCGGACTGTCCGTGGCGCAGCTGACCCAGGGGACCATCGTGGCCAACCTCGGCTTCAGCGAGGTGACGTTCCCGGCGCCCATGCGGCACGGGGACACGCTGTACGCCGAGACTTTGATCCTCGGGAAGCGGCGCTCGCGGTCCCGTCCTCACCAGGGGATCGTGGAATTCGAGCACACGGCCCGCAACCAGGACGGGGTGGTGGTGGCCGTGGCGAAGCGATCCACGCTGATGCAGGTCTCCCCGGAGGCGCTCGCGGCCGAGGGTGTGGCATGA
- a CDS encoding HpcH/HpaI aldolase/citrate lyase family protein, with amino-acid sequence MSGFSFGPSILFCPADRPERYAKAAAAADAVILDLEDAVAPADKAAAREHVVESSLDPATTIVRVNPVGGETAREHELDLVALAGGPYRVLLVAKVEDPAQLDHLQEAGYSVIALCETAAGVERAFEIARHPAVVALMWGAEDLVASMAGKSSRFADGPRAGQYREVARYARSRVLVAANAAGKVAMDTVFMDIADLVGLQVEAEDAVASGFAATACIHPSQAAVISMAYAPSAEESEWARAVLAESKVQPGVFRFRGRMVDEPILRQARRIMG; translated from the coding sequence ATGAGCGGTTTCTCGTTCGGACCGTCCATACTCTTCTGCCCGGCCGACCGGCCCGAGCGGTACGCCAAGGCGGCCGCCGCAGCTGACGCGGTGATCCTCGATCTGGAGGACGCGGTCGCGCCGGCGGACAAGGCTGCGGCTCGGGAGCATGTGGTCGAGTCATCCTTGGATCCGGCGACGACCATCGTGCGGGTCAACCCCGTCGGCGGCGAGACGGCCCGAGAGCATGAGTTGGACCTCGTCGCTCTGGCCGGCGGGCCGTATCGAGTGCTGTTGGTTGCCAAGGTTGAGGATCCTGCTCAGCTGGACCACCTGCAGGAGGCCGGTTACTCCGTCATCGCGCTCTGCGAGACGGCCGCCGGAGTGGAACGGGCGTTTGAGATCGCCCGGCACCCGGCCGTCGTCGCGCTGATGTGGGGGGCCGAGGACCTGGTGGCGAGCATGGCCGGCAAATCCAGCCGCTTCGCAGACGGACCGCGCGCCGGCCAGTACCGCGAGGTGGCCCGCTATGCCCGGTCCCGGGTGCTGGTAGCCGCCAATGCCGCCGGGAAGGTGGCCATGGACACGGTGTTCATGGACATCGCCGACCTAGTTGGGCTGCAGGTGGAGGCCGAGGATGCGGTGGCGTCCGGCTTTGCCGCGACCGCCTGCATCCACCCGTCGCAGGCCGCCGTGATCAGCATGGCCTACGCTCCGAGTGCCGAGGAATCTGAGTGGGCCCGGGCCGTGCTGGCCGAGTCCAAGGTGCAGCCGGGGGTCTTCCGGTTCCGCGGGCGGATGGTGGACGAACCGATCCTGCGGCAGGCGCGTCGAATTATGGGGTGA